One window of Quercus robur chromosome 5, dhQueRobu3.1, whole genome shotgun sequence genomic DNA carries:
- the LOC126725626 gene encoding pentatricopeptide repeat-containing protein At1g15510, chloroplastic has translation MGLERSSTVMGPKPEKRQKQFPEISFGYCQLKPHPKPLKNHALIALALLLHLQKPKMAAFAKTSPISLHPDHPHHRTPQTHKPKALNLSHNLHTHHLSFKKTQELSLSVIKTSSSSSSITTHNPNSDICELCLAGNLEKALKHLDSMQELQIFVEEDAYVALLRLCEWKRAYDEGTIVYSYVSNSTSRLSVRLGNALLSMFVRFGDLGNAWYVFGKMEERDVFSWNVLVGGYAKAGFFDEALDLYHRMLWVGIKPDVYTFPCVLRTCGGVPDLVRGREVHVHVLRFGFESDVDVVNALITMYVKCGDVQSARLVFDRMPRRDRISWNAMISGYFENGECLEGLRLFFSMRELSVNPDLMTMTSVISACELLGDERLGGQVHGYVIRTEFGADVSVYNSLIQMYSSVGHWDEAEKVFSRMEYRDVVSWTAMISAYENNKRPAKALETYKLMELEGVLPDEITLSSVLSACACLGHLDMGVKLHELANRTGHISYVLVANTLIDMYSKCKCIDKALDVFHSIPEKNVISWTSIMLGLRINNRSFEALIFFRQMKLSLKPNSVTLISILSACARIGALMCGKEIHAHALRTGVGLDGFLPNALLDMYVRCGRMRPAWNQFNTHKQDVAAWNILLTGYAERGQGAHAVELFQRMVGSNVNPDDITFISLLCACSRSGMVTEGLEYFHSMQHKYCITPNRKHYACVVDLLGRAGKLEDAHEFILKMPIEPDPAIWGALLNACRILRQVELGELAARHIFEKDTTSVGYYILLCNLYADSGKWDEVAKVRKTMRQRGLIVDPGCSWVEIKGKVHAFLSGDNFHPQIMEIKAVLEGFYEKMKAAGFNGPEKSSMDEVEASKAEIFCGHSERMAIAYALINTAPGMPIWVTKNLFMCQSCHNTVKFITKVVRREISVRDTQQFHHFKDGLCSCGDVGYWGKSNM, from the coding sequence ATGGGTTTAGAACGAAGCTCAACAGTAATGGGACCAAAACCTGAAAAAAGACAAAAGCAGTTTCCAGAGATTAGCTTTGGTTACTGTCAACTTAAACCTCACCCAAAACCCCTGAAAAACCATGCTCTCATTGCTCTGGCTCTGCTTCTACACctccaaaaaccaaaaatggCTGCTTTTGCTAAAACCTCTCCAATTTCTCTCCACCCAGACCATCCCCATCACCGAACTCCACAAACCCACAAGCCCAAAGCCCTCAATCTCTCTCATAACCTCCATACCCACCACCTCTCCTTCAAAAAAACACAAGAACTTTCACTCTCAGTCATCAAAActtcctcatcctcatcttctATCACCACCCACAACCCAAACTCAGATATATGTGAGCTATGTCTTGCTGGGAACTTAGAAAAAGCTCTAAAGCACTTAGACTCAATGCAAGagcttcaaatttttgtagagGAAGATGCTTATGTTGCTCTGCTTAGGCTATGTGAGTGGAAGAGAGCATATGATGAGGGGACTATAGTGTACTCGTATGTGTCCAATTCAACCTCACGGTTGAGTGTTAGGCTTGGTAATGCTTTGTTGAGTATGTTTGTGAGGTTTGGTGATCTGGGTAATGCTTGGTATGTGTTTGGGAAGATGGAGGAGAGGGATGTGTTTTCTTGGAATGTGTTGGTGGGTGGGTATGCAAAAGCAGGGTTTTTTGACGAGGCATTGGATTTGTATCATAGGATGTTGTGGGTTGGTATTAAGCCTGATGTGTATACTTTTCCTTGTGTTTTGAGGACTTGTGGTGGTGTACCGGACTTGGTTAGGGGAAGGGAGGTTCATGTGCATGTGTTAAGATTTGGGTTTGAGTCAGATGTGGATGTGGTGAATGCATTGATTACCATGTATGTGAAATGTGGTGATGTTCAAAGTGCACGGTTAGTGTTTGATAGAATGCCAAGGAGAGATAGGATATCATGGAATGCAATGATTTCGGGGTATTTTGAGAATGGAGAGTGTTTGGAAGGATTAAGATTGTTTTTCTCTATGCGTGAACTTTCTGTTAATCCAGACTTGATGACCATGACTAGTGTGATCTCTGCTTGTGAGCTTCTTGGTGATGAGAGATTAGGGGGGCAAGTTCATGGATATGTGATCAGAACAGAGTTTGGGGCTGATGTTTCAGTGTATAATTCTTTAATTCAGATGTACTCAAGTGTTGGGCACTGGGATGAAGCGGAGAAAGTTTTTTCTAGAATGGAATATAGAGATGTGGTGTCATGGACGGCCATGATTTCAGCTTATGAGAATAACAAACGGCCTGCTAAAGCTTTGgaaacttacaaattgatggAGTTAGAGGGGGTCCTTCCTGATGAGATCACTCTATCCAGTGTTCTGTCTGCTTGTGCTTGTTTAGGCCATTTGGATATGGGTGTTAAACTTCATGAGCTTGCTAACAGGACAGGGCACATCTCATATGTTTTAGTTGCTAACACGTTGATTGACATGTATTCCAAGTGTAAATGCATTGACAAAGCTTTAGATGTTTTCCACTCTATTCCTGAAAAGAACGTGATATCTTGGACATCAATCATGCTTGGGCTTCGGATCAACAATCGGAGCTTTGAGGCTTTGATCTTCTTTCGGCAAATGAAACTCAGTTTAAAACCAAATTCTGTtacattaatttctattttatctGCATGTGCTAGAATAGGAGCTTTGATGTGTGGAAAGGAGATTCATGCCCATGCATTAAGGACTGGAGTAGGGTTGGACGGTTTTTTACCAAATGCACTTTTGGACATGTATGTGAGGTGTGGAAGAATGAGACCTGCATGGAATCAATTTAACACACACAAACAAGATGTAGCAGCATGGAATATTCTGCTGACGGGGTATGCTGAGCGGGGGCAAGGAGCACATGCTGTGGAACTATTCCAGAGAATGGTGGGGTCAAACGTAAATCCAGATGATATTACATTTATTTCACTATTGTGTGCTTGCAGTAGATCTGGTATGGTGACGGAAGGTTTGGAGTATTTTCACAGTATGCAACATAAATACTGTATCACCCCTAACCGAAAGCATTATGCATGCGTTGTTGATTTGCTTGGCCGTGCTGGGAAATTGGAGGATGCTCATGAGTTTATACTGAAGATGCCTATAGAACCTGATCCAGCAATATGGGGAGCCTTGTTAAATGCATGCAGGATCCTCCGTCAAGTTGAGCTTGGGGAACTTGCCGCACGTCATATCTTTGAAAAGGATACAACAAGTGTTGGGTATTATATTCTACTTTGTAATCTCTATGCTGACAGTGGAAAATGGGATGAAGTTGCAAAAGTCAGAAAGACAATGAGACAGAGAGGGCTCATTGTGGATCCTGGGTGCAGTTGGGTGGAAATAAAGGGAAAAGTTCATGCTTTCCTTAGTGGTGATAATTTCCATCCTCAAATAATGGAAATAAAAGCAGTTCTAGAGGgattttatgagaaaatgaagGCAGCTGGTTTCAATGGGCCTGAAAAGAGTTCTATGGATGAAGTTGAAGCTTCAAAAGCTGAGATTTTTTGTGGACA
- the LOC126725627 gene encoding coleoptile phototropism protein 1-like — MNSPKKPLLNLVHKGYPPLATPPKTCAPKMKKQSLQESINFPGKPSQFAAECWFDDACILDMDYFVKTLSGIKAKGVHPDLIGSIITHYASKWLPDLSGGDFNVNVAEKSLTNGNESPESITASWMKKRFFVETLVGVLPPDKDSIPCNFLLRLLRTANMVNVEPSYRNELEKRISWQLDQASLKEIMIPSFSHTCGTLLDVELVIRLVKRFVSLDEAAKSGAALIKVAKLVDCYLAEAALDSNLSMSEFVALAGALPSHARATDDGLYRAVDTYLKAHPSTSKQERKNLCRLIDSRKLSPEASLHAAQNERLPVRAVIQVIFSEQSKLSRPMDWSGSFSGTRSPNPGLEAPTRCHSKREMMSQQMEIRKLKDDVLRLQCHCNSMQVQIERLLEKKKGTFKWKMFGMPSFKSVSVVETTEEGHEEEVGFGRQTPMDMKTKLVKRRNHSKWRKSMS, encoded by the exons ATGAACTCCCCAAAAAAGCCACTCCTAAATTTAGTACATAAAGGATATCCCCCACTAGCCACTCCTCCAAAAACTTGTGCACCAAAAATGAAGAAGCAATCCTTACAAGAATCCATCAATTTCCCGGGAAAACCATCCCAATTTGCGGCTGAATGCTGGTTTGATGATGCATGTATCCTTGATATGGACTACTTTGTCAAAACCCTTTCAGGCATTAAGGCCAAGGGTGTTCATCCTGACCTAATTGGTTCCATAATCACTCACTATGCTTCCAAATGGCTACCAGATCTATCCGGTGGTGACTTTAACGTCAATGTGGCCGAGAAGAGCCTAACAAACGGTAATGAATCCCCAGAAAGCATCACTGCTTCATGGATGAAGAAGAGGTTCTTTGTGGAAACCCTAGTGGGAGTTCTCCCTCCTGACAAGGATTCCATCCCATGCAACTTCCTCCTACGCCTCCTTCGGACTGCCAACATGGTTAATGTTGAGCCTAGCTATCGAAATGAGCTTGAGAAACGCATATCATGGCAACTTGACCAAGCTTCTTTGAAGGAGATAATGATACCATCGTTTAGTCACACTTGTGGGACTCTGCTAGATGTTGAGCTTGTTATTAGGTTGGTGAAGAGGTTTGTGAGTTTGGATGAGGCTGCTAAAAGTGGTGCTGCATTGATTAAGGTGGCTAAGCTTGTGGATTGTTATCTTGCTGAGGCAGCTTTGGATTCCAATTTGAGCATGTCGGAATTTGTTGCACTTGCCGGAGCTCTCCCTAGCCATGCTCGTGCCACAGATGATGGATTATACCGAGCCGTTGATACTTATCTCAAA GCACATCCCAGCACATCaaagcaagaaagaaagaatctcTGCAGACTAATTGACAGTCGAAAACTCTCACCAGAGGCATCTCTCCACGCAGCCCAAAACGAACGCTTGCCCGTCCGAGCTGTAATCCAAGTGATCTTCTCCGAGCAAAGCAAGCTTAGTCGCCCAATGGATTGGAGTGGCTCTTTCAGTGGCACTAGGAGTCCAAATCCGGGGCTTGAAGCCCCGACTCGATGTCATTCCAAGCGTGAAATGATGTCTCAACAAATGGAGATACGGAAGTTGAAGGACGATGTTCTTAGGCTTCAATGCCATTGCAACTCCATGCAAGTACAAATAGAGAGGCTTctggaaaagaagaagggaacTTTCAAGTGGAAGATGTTTGGAATGCCTTCATTCAAGAGTGTGAGTGTGGTTGAGACAACTGAGGAGGGTCATGAGGAGGAGGTTGGGTTTGGGAGGCAAACACCTATGGATATGAAAACCAAGCTTGTGAAAAGGAGGAATCATTCCAAGTGGAGGAAATCCATGTCTTGA
- the LOC126725628 gene encoding plastidic ATP/ADP-transporter-like: MEAVLKAKGLLSLPPNPKARVFQSSQGLKHRFFTPKPKPFGGFSLSSNGLQKLGGFESKTHGFSHKGGNLFVCRAEAAAAADGQPVFTGEVEIEKPKILGVEVTTLKKILPLGLMFFCILFNYTILRDTKDVLVVTAKGSSAEIIPFLKTWVNLPMAIGFMLLYTKLANVLSKKALFYTVILPFIAFFGAFGFFLYPLNNYIHPEAFADKLLNILGPRFLGPLAIMRIWSFCLFYVMAELWGSVVVSVLFWGFANQITTVDEAKRFYPLFGLGANVALIFSGRTVKYFSNLRKNLGPGVDGWAVSLKGMMSIVVLMGFAICFLYWWVNTYVPLPTRSKNKKEKPKMGTMESLKFLVSSRYIRDLATLVVAYGISINLVEVTWKSKLKAQFPSPNEYSSFMGDFSTATGIATFTMMLLSQYIFDKYGWGVAAKITPTVLLLTGVGFFSLILFGGPLAPGLASIGMTPLLAAVYVGAMQNIFSKSAKYSLFDPCKEMAYIPLDEETKVKGKAAIDVVCNPLGKSGGALIQQFMILTFGSLANSTPYLGGILLVIVLAWLGAAKSLDTQFTALRQEEELEKEMERAAVKIPVVAENATGNGSLASGSALNPTTNDSTSSSSETSAPQNI, translated from the exons ATGGAGGCTGTTCTAAAGGCCAAAGGGCTTCTCTCTCTGCCACCAAACCCCAAAGCCAGGGTTTTTCAATCATCACAGGGCTTAAAGCATAGATTTTTCACACCCAAACCAAAACCCTTTGGTGGGTTTTCTCTATCTTCAAATGGGTTACAAAAACTCGGTGGGTTTGAATCAAAAACTCATGGGTTTTCCCATAAAGGTGGGAACTTGTTTGTCTGCAGAGCTGAGGCTGCTGCTGCAGCTGATGGGCAGCCAGTATTTACTGGTGAGGTAGAAATTGAGAAGCCAAAGATATTGGGTGTTGAGGTTACTACCTTGAAGAAGATTCTACCCCTTGGGTTGATGTTCTTTTGTATCCTTTTCAACTACACAATACTCAGAGATACAAAGGATGTTTTGGTTGTGACAGCCAAAGGGAGTAGTGCTGAGATTATACCGTTTCTGAAAACTTGGGTGAACTTGCCTATGGCTATTGGGTTCATGTTGTTGTACACCAAATTGGCTAATGTGTTATCTAAGAAGGCCCTCTTCTATACCGTTATTCTTCCTTTCATTGCCTTCTTTGGGGCATTTGGGTTTTTCCTCTATCCTCTCAACAATTATATCCACCCTGAGGCCTTTGCTGATAAGCTTCTCAACATACTTGGCCCGAGGTTCCTTGGTCCTCTTGCTATTATGAGGATCTGGTCCTTCTGTTTGTTCTATGTCATGGCTGAACTTTGGGGGAGTGTGGTggtttcagttctgttttgggGTTTTGCCAATCAG ATAACTACAGTTGATGAAGCAAAAAGATTTTATCCCCTGTTTGGTCTTGGGGCAAATGTTGCTCTTATATTCTCTGGTCGTACAGTGAAGTATTTCTCCAATTTGAGGAAAAATTTGGGTCCTGGTGTTGATGGTTGGGCCGTTTCTCTCAAAGGAATGATGAGCATTGTGGTGTTGATGGGATTTGCAATCTGTTTCCTGTACTGGTGGGTGAATACTTATGTTCCTCTTCCAACCCGTAGCAAGAATAAGAAG GAGAAGCCCAAAATGGGGACAATGGAGAGCTTAAAATTCTTGGTTTCTTCAAGATACATTAGGGATCTTGCCACTTTGGTGGTTGCATATGGTATTAGCATCAACCTTGTTGAGGTTACATGGAAATCTAAGCTCAAAGCTCAG TTTCCAAGCCCAAATGAGTACTCGTCCTTTATGGGTGACTTCTCAACTGCCACTGGAATAGCTACTTTTACGATGATGCTGCTCAGCCAATATATATTTGACAAATATGGATGGGGAGTCGCTGCCAAGATCACACCCACAGTCCTGCTTCTGACAGGAGttggtttcttttctttgattttatttgggGGTCCACTTGCACCTGGTCTTGCGTCAATTGGGATGACTCCTCTTCTTGCAGCTGTATATGTGGGTGCCATGCAAAACATCTTCAGTAAGAGTGCCAAGTATAGCTTATTTGATCCTTGCAAAGAGATGGCTTATATTCCCTTGGATGAGGAAACCAAG GTTAAAGGGAAGGCAGCAATTGATGTTGTTTGCAACCCATTGGGGAAGTCTGGCGGTGCTCTGATTCAGCAGTTTATGATCTTAACCTTTGGGTCACTTGCGAATTCAACTCCTTACCTTGGAGGGATACTTTTGGTGATCGTTCTTGCTTGGTTAGGAGCAGCCAAGTCTTTAGACACCCAGTTTACTGCATTACGACAAGAGGAAGAGCTTGAGAAGGAGATGGAAAGAGCGGCTGTCAAGATTCCAGTGGTGGCTGAAAATGCAACTGGGAATGGTTCTCTTGCAAGTGGCTCAGCACTGAACCCTACGACCAATGACTCCACAAGCAGTTCATCTGAAACCTCAGCCCcccaaaatatttaa